A segment of the Orcinus orca chromosome 4, mOrcOrc1.1, whole genome shotgun sequence genome:
CCAAATGGGTGAAAACTAGTTGGGAGACCCATCCCCACAGACATACTGCAGAATGGTAAACATCCTGAGGACTTAATGATCTTGTGTCTTTCTACTTTGTCATCTTGTGGCAGTTTCATTCTTCCCTTTGCCCCTGGCAAATTCATACACCACCTCCAAGAGCTGGTTTTTGGGTCAGTTCCTCTCTGAAGAACTAGCTAACATGCCACTAACTTGTGTGAAAGGCAGAACAACATGAAGGCAAGAGCAGGGAGATGAAAGTCAGACTGATCTGCTCACCCTCTAGCAAACTGGTCTTGGGAGACGCCTTAACCTTTCTGAGACTGTTACTGCAACTCTACAATGGGAATAATGTTACCTGATGTGCAAAGTGGTTGTGAAAATTTAGATGATACTCTTGCACTTCATAAGCCTCTATAAATAGCGTCTATTTAAGTAGTTTGTTATCTCAaagcttcctccctttctcccacccCAAGGAGACTGAAATGGACATTCTCCATTTTCTCTTAGCAGTCTAATCCTCCCTGTACACAAACATTGCCACCTTAGGTTGAAATGACTTTGGCTCATGGGTAAAGGTCTGTAGCTTTCTCCTGCCTCAACTAGATTCTGCCTTCTTGCCCTCTAGGTTGAATAAAGATTTCCATATCCTAACCTCTAGAACCTTGTgaaaatgttaccttatatggcaaaaaagATTTCACAAATGTgaaaggatcttgagatgggaagattattttAGATTATCCAAGTGGGTATAGTGGGATTATCCAAGTGGGCGCAGCATAATCACAGGCCCCTTTTAAGAGGCAGGCAGGGTATAAGAAGAAGAGTCAGAGGTGACAACAAAAGTAAAGGTTGGAGTGATGTAGTTTAAAGATAGAGGAAGGGACCAGGAGCTGaagaatgcaggtggcctctagaagctgagaaagACAGGGcatagattctcccctagaacctccagaaggaatgcagctctgAGGACACCTTGACATTAGCCTGTAAGCCCCATTTTGGACTTGTGATgtctagaactgtgagataataaatttgtgctgttaaagccactgagtttgtggtactttgttacagaagCAAAGTAACTAACACACCCAACTTTCAATGCCATCCTTTCTTCCTAAAGTATAGTAGTGTCTTCTTAAAgcataaatgaaaatacaacctgtATCTCTCCTAATTTCCACAGCTGTTTAACACACAATCTCAATATCTCCAATGTTAAGAGATTCATGGAACAGTGGTAAACTGCAAATAAGGTTTTACTGAACCCGAGAATACTGAGGAAAAAGTCTATTAAAGACATTTTCATGCTTAGAGCAAAACTCATGGTATATAAATGGAATGTAATAAGAACCAATTCTGTAAGTTTGCCAAATGTGGGATTTATTACAGGCGGTAACATAAGTACAGGAACCGTTTTcatcatttcatttttgttaaatGTCAGCATTATCAAAGGATCAATAAAAAGtacaatattttaatgtaatgctCTGGAAAGTATCCGTATATTTCCACTAAGTAGTAGAGAattctagtttcatttttattaattttctatactGGGGTAAAGTATAAATATTAAGGAGGTAAAAGCAGTGtctactttatttacttatttttttttaaaaaagcagcccAGAAAACTTAAgtgcaattaatatttattggcaAAGCTAATCATGACATTATTATGTAAATAAGTAGTTATTAAGTAATACAATCCTggaaatatgcaaatatatatcaGCCAACATACAACACCAAGTAAAACCAGTTTTTATTAAACCAAACCTTCTTTCACAATATATGTTTGCTTAAAATTCTGGAGATTTTTCTTTATATGAAATTGTGATATGTCaacattatttctttcctctattaataaatattgactataccacaacttcatttattttgtttatgtagaATTTCAAGGATAATAAAATCATCAGATGATTTTTCCGCAGTTAGAttgaaaacgaaaaaaaaaaaaagaagaaacactttATATAGCAAAAGTACAGATTTAGGCAGCCGACTCTTCAAAAGTACAGATTTAAGAGCTAACTCTTCAAAAGtttcttgattattttcttatacagAGGATTCTGCGGGTCCAGACAAATTTTCCTCCCATCCTTAAGCGTAGCTCTGCCAGGGAAAGAAGAGGCGCGCCTTTCAGTCCTTGGGTTTGAATTTGGGATTAGGCTGGCGGGAGGCGGGTGGAGAGGGGCggtagggaaggggagaggagaagagggtgGGCACGAAAGAAGCGAGTGCAAGGACTCACATCAGTTGGGGGCTGGGGCAGTGGAGTCCAGCCCCGATCACCTCCAGGCTGGAGATGCTCCGGGGATGGACCGCAGAGGTGGTCTTCACACACACGCAGCGCAGGTCTCCAGCTCCACCTTCAGAGTCTGCTGCGGGTGGGCCGGGGACAGTGGGGAGTGACGACTCTGTGAATAGCCAGAGGTACCTTAGGGATCTTCTCGTGGCGTGGCGTCTGACCTTCACTTCCTCATCCACAAACCAGACCTCCCTCAGAAAGTGTCTGACTGTCCAGGTGGTAGAGCGCAGCGGGCAGCACCTGGCACAGCGCCTGCGCTCTTAGCCGCGCTCGGTCAATCACAGCTGGGAACCGAGACGGGTACAGACTCCGCCCCAGCCCCGGGGGTTCCAGCACTCTCTCCCCACCGCCCCCgacctcccccaggccctgcttcATTCAGTTCTTACCTTGGGCGAGAGCGACGGCTAGTAGGAGCAGCAACCCGGGGCTGGGCCGCGGGCCGGGGGCGCGGGTGCCAGCTGCCAGGCTCATGTCGCAGAGATGCCAGCAGGAGCCGAGAGCGCAGGGGCAGCCCGGGCTGGCGCTCCGCAGACCGGTGGTTCCCGAGACTCTCAGGCCGTTTTATACCCGCGGTGGGTCGACTTCGTCGGAAGCCTGGGGTTGAGGATGGAGAACTGCGGTGCGGAAGCTGAGACACTTCTGCAGAGTTGGGCACTGTGCAGCCAAGAttagggcaaaaggaaaagagGCCAGGGATCAGCAGTcttgctgggagctgggagcaggaTCCAACCGCCACCCTGAATTCATATAATACATGCACATTTGTGCAGTTAGAAACGGTACTTTAACcttataaaaatgtatgttttcttGGTTATGTGCAACAGTAGAGTTCTCTGTAGTCACCGTGTTGCAGTTGGTACAGCAGGAAAGTTTGTTTCCTTCTCAACCCTCAACTGCCTCATcaagaacaaataccgtatgctaacacatatataaggaatgtaagaaagaaaaaaaaaaggtcatgaagaacctaggggtaagacgggaataaagacccagatccactagagaatggactggaggatatggggagcgggaagggtaagctgggacaaagcgagagagaggcatggacatatatacactaccaaacgtaaaatagatagctagtgggaagcagccacatagcacagggagatcagctcggtgctttgtgaccacctagaggggtgggatagggagggtgggagggagggagacgcaagagggagggaatatggggatatatgtatatgtatagctgacgcactttgttacaaagcagaaactaacacaccattgtaaagtttCTTGTTGATTACCGCTGAGTGAGCTTGGCAGGTGCGTTTCTTCCAGATGTGCCGTTTGTCATTGTTTTCTGCTACTAAAGAGTTGAATTTGGTCTCCAGGTGATGACTTGGTTCCAAATTTCACGTGAATGCGGAAAGTTTCCTCAGTCTCTTGAATGGGATCCACCTGGCTCTACCAACCATCACCCAATATACTCTAGGAAGCAAGCTCAGTTAGCCTCACCTATCCTCTTATTCTGAGAAAAATTGTAACGGTAATGTTTGGATGCACACTTTCTATAGAAATTGCTACCTGGATGTTTCTCCATTCTGCTCAGGAAGAAGAGAGGTCAAGGAGAGTTTTCAGGCCATATCTCCCGGTGCCTGCTGCCACCTGGCCAGTACAAGTGACAGGGTGAGATGGGCTGCACCGTTGGTGGGAGTAGTGAAGCTCTCGGGAGGACACAGAGCACCTGGGAGTTGAGTGTGTAAAAGATGCAACAGAATCCTGCACAGAAAAGGTCCAGAGATCAATATAGACCATCTTCCCTTCCCTGAAAAAGAATGACTTTGGCTCTTGATCAGGGCAAAGCACGCCCTCATCTCAAAGCCAGAGGCTCCCTGTCACACTGATTAACAGTGGTGAGGGGCCTCAGGAGCCCACTGCATGGAACTAgcagacctcttttttttt
Coding sequences within it:
- the LOC101285751 gene encoding platelet factor 4; the encoded protein is MSLAAGTRAPGPRPSPGLLLLLAVALAQESSLPTVPGPPAADSEGGAGDLRCVCVKTTSAVHPRSISSLEVIGAGLHCPSPQLIATLKDGRKICLDPQNPLYKKIIKKLLKS